The following coding sequences are from one Wenzhouxiangella sp. AB-CW3 window:
- a CDS encoding alpha/beta fold hydrolase: MPVVPEKLFPFERHFHVQSQGHRMHYVDEGPVDGQPVVMVHGNPTWSFYYRRLIAELSDAYRCLAPDHVGMGLSDRADEAEYEYTMASRVADLGHFIDAVEPERPVDLVVHDWGGAIAMAWAVRHPERVRRIVLLNTWAFTIPSDMPLPAALKFARTGVGGFLINRFNAFSGLAARLGSAGKLDREVAQGLTAPYRNGPRSRLATLRFVQDIPLRESDRAWSVLAETEAGLQKLADKPIRFIWGRKDFVFDDRALTRWQEIWPDADYHVLEGAAHYVIEDAPQRVLSGVREHLQ, encoded by the coding sequence ATGCCCGTGGTTCCCGAGAAACTGTTTCCCTTTGAGCGTCATTTTCACGTCCAGTCCCAGGGTCACCGCATGCACTACGTGGATGAGGGACCCGTGGACGGCCAACCCGTGGTCATGGTGCACGGCAACCCGACCTGGTCTTTTTACTATCGTCGCCTGATTGCCGAGCTGAGCGATGCCTATCGCTGCCTGGCGCCGGATCACGTCGGCATGGGGTTGTCCGACCGGGCCGATGAGGCGGAATACGAATACACCATGGCCAGTCGTGTGGCCGACCTCGGACATTTTATCGATGCGGTTGAACCGGAACGACCCGTCGACCTGGTCGTGCATGACTGGGGCGGTGCCATTGCGATGGCCTGGGCGGTGCGTCACCCGGAACGAGTGCGTCGCATCGTGCTGCTCAACACCTGGGCATTCACCATTCCTTCGGATATGCCACTGCCGGCCGCGCTCAAGTTTGCCCGAACCGGCGTGGGTGGCTTCCTGATCAATCGTTTCAATGCATTCTCCGGGCTGGCCGCGCGGCTCGGGTCGGCAGGCAAGCTGGACCGCGAAGTGGCGCAGGGTCTGACCGCACCCTACCGCAACGGCCCGCGCAGTCGCCTGGCCACCTTGCGATTTGTTCAGGATATCCCGTTGCGAGAATCCGACCGGGCCTGGTCGGTGCTGGCCGAAACCGAAGCCGGACTGCAGAAACTGGCCGACAAACCCATTCGTTTCATCTGGGGCAGAAAGGATTTCGTGTTCGATGATCGCGCGCTGACGCGTTGGCAGGAAATCTGGCCCGATGCCGACTACCACGTCCTGGAGGGCGCTGCCCACTATGTCATCGAAGACGCCCCGCAGCGCGTGCTGAGCGGAGTGCGCGAGCACCTGCAGTAA
- a CDS encoding fatty acid CoA ligase family protein: MNVSNIAHALSEQARNQPDGIALIMPTRRTETGWEDVRYTYQELDELTDRLAAGLHAHGIGQGTRVAFMVPPSLEFFALFFAMFKAGCVPVLIDPGIGLKPLKTCLAEAEPEVFIGVTRAQVARMILGWARGSIRQVVTVGPRPLWRGLRYKDLIKAARSDFEPPAVTGDDEAAVLFTSGSTGIPKGVVYRHRMFAAQVDLLRDTFGMSPGEVDLPTFPPFALFDPALGMTSVIPLMDFTRPAQADPDMLVSLIDHYDVTHLFGSPALMNTLSRHLEAGQLRLPGVRRALSAGAPVSPAVIERMHGALDPWSDIHTPYGATEALPVATVAGRELVGELSDGNRQGRGICIGRPLTANEVRIISVSDDPIDLTEYAGEVPQGEIGEICVTGPTVTDTYFRREAQTRAAKMTDAQGRIWHRMGDLGWFDEEGRLWFCGRKSERVRTAQGTLYTECVEGPVNAVEGVFRSALVGVGEPGTQEPVIIIEPEADADRTSVEARVREVLDSRADTAAIKRIEFHKSFPVDIRHNAKIRRNQLAEWAASRNPS, encoded by the coding sequence ATGAACGTTTCCAATATTGCCCATGCCCTGAGCGAGCAGGCTCGAAACCAGCCTGACGGAATTGCCTTGATCATGCCAACCCGGCGCACGGAAACAGGTTGGGAGGATGTGCGCTACACCTACCAGGAGCTCGATGAGCTGACCGATCGCCTGGCCGCCGGCCTGCACGCGCACGGTATCGGGCAGGGCACGCGTGTGGCTTTCATGGTGCCGCCCTCGCTGGAGTTCTTTGCACTGTTTTTTGCGATGTTCAAGGCCGGCTGTGTGCCAGTGCTGATCGATCCGGGCATCGGGCTCAAGCCGCTCAAGACCTGCCTGGCCGAGGCCGAACCGGAAGTCTTTATCGGTGTGACCCGGGCCCAGGTGGCGCGCATGATACTGGGCTGGGCGCGCGGCAGTATCCGCCAGGTCGTGACCGTCGGACCGCGCCCGCTGTGGCGGGGATTGAGATACAAGGATCTGATCAAGGCCGCCCGATCTGATTTCGAACCGCCCGCCGTCACCGGTGATGACGAGGCGGCGGTGCTGTTCACCTCCGGCTCGACCGGAATTCCCAAGGGAGTGGTCTACCGCCACCGCATGTTTGCCGCCCAGGTCGATCTGCTGCGCGACACCTTCGGCATGAGTCCCGGTGAGGTGGACCTGCCGACCTTCCCGCCTTTTGCCCTGTTCGATCCGGCGCTGGGCATGACTTCGGTGATTCCACTGATGGATTTCACGCGCCCGGCCCAGGCCGACCCGGATATGCTGGTCAGTCTGATCGATCACTATGATGTCACCCACCTGTTCGGCTCACCGGCGCTGATGAACACACTCAGCCGCCACCTTGAAGCTGGTCAGCTCAGATTGCCGGGGGTGCGACGCGCGCTGTCGGCCGGGGCCCCGGTTTCACCGGCGGTGATCGAACGCATGCATGGCGCACTCGACCCCTGGTCGGATATCCATACACCTTATGGTGCGACCGAGGCCTTGCCGGTGGCCACCGTGGCAGGTCGTGAACTGGTCGGCGAGTTGTCGGACGGAAACCGTCAGGGACGGGGTATCTGCATTGGCCGCCCTCTGACAGCCAACGAGGTGCGCATCATTTCGGTCTCTGATGATCCGATTGACCTGACCGAGTATGCCGGTGAAGTGCCGCAGGGCGAGATCGGCGAGATCTGCGTGACCGGGCCGACCGTAACCGACACCTATTTCCGGCGCGAGGCCCAGACCCGGGCAGCCAAGATGACCGATGCCCAGGGGCGCATCTGGCATCGCATGGGAGATCTGGGCTGGTTCGATGAAGAAGGACGGCTGTGGTTCTGCGGCCGCAAGTCCGAGCGAGTCCGCACCGCTCAGGGCACGCTGTATACCGAATGTGTCGAGGGCCCGGTCAATGCTGTGGAAGGGGTGTTCCGGTCCGCGCTGGTTGGCGTCGGCGAGCCCGGAACACAGGAGCCGGTCATCATCATCGAGCCCGAGGCGGATGCCGATCGGACCTCAGTGGAGGCCCGGGTGCGTGAAGTGCTGGATTCGCGCGCGGACACCGCGGCGATCAAGCGCATCGAGTTTCACAAGTCTTTCCCCGTGGATATCCGCCACAATGCCAAGATCAGGCGCAACCAACTGGCCGAGTGGGCGGCTTCCAGAAACCCATCCTGA
- a CDS encoding bifunctional 2-methylcitrate dehydratase/aconitate hydratase: protein MGGATDHRSASRPGPDRLLVEVADYVCGQEVDSSEARQTAHYCLKDSLACALLALEHPECVKLLGPPVSGMSMEAGVRVPGTLHRVDPLKGAFDIGALVRWLDFNDTWLAAEWGHPSDNLGAILAVADWRSRDHRAAGREPLTMRDVLDAMIKAHEIQGVLALKNSFNRVGLDHVLLVRVASTAVVTRMLGGSRSDVINALSQAWVDGGALRTYRHAPNTGPRKSWAAGDACRRAVQLALITLAGEPGYPSALTAKGWGFQDVLFGGKELVLERDLDSYVMENILFKIAFPAEFHAQTAVECALELHPQVKDRIDEIERVEIETQEAGVRIIDKTGPLDNYADRDHCLQYMVAVPLIFGELTAESYTDATAADPRIDALREKMTVRENARFTEEYFDADKRAIGNAVQVFFADGSHTEKVSIDYPVGHRRRREEGIPLLEDKFERAVRGHFPARRSKEILKACGDFETLAGMPIPDFTSLWSM from the coding sequence ATGGGTGGTGCAACGGATCATCGATCAGCCTCCCGTCCCGGGCCTGATCGATTGCTTGTCGAGGTGGCCGACTATGTCTGCGGCCAGGAGGTCGATTCCAGCGAAGCCCGGCAGACGGCCCACTACTGCCTGAAAGACTCCCTGGCCTGTGCTTTGCTGGCCCTTGAACACCCCGAATGCGTCAAGCTGCTTGGCCCACCGGTTTCGGGCATGAGCATGGAGGCGGGTGTTCGCGTCCCGGGCACACTGCATCGTGTCGACCCGCTCAAGGGAGCGTTTGATATCGGGGCGCTGGTGCGCTGGCTGGATTTTAACGACACCTGGCTGGCTGCCGAGTGGGGGCACCCGTCTGACAACCTGGGCGCCATCCTGGCCGTGGCCGACTGGCGATCGCGCGACCACCGCGCAGCAGGCCGCGAGCCACTGACCATGCGCGATGTGCTCGATGCCATGATCAAGGCCCACGAGATCCAGGGTGTGCTGGCATTGAAAAATTCCTTCAATCGCGTCGGGCTGGACCATGTCCTGCTGGTGCGCGTGGCCTCGACGGCCGTGGTCACGCGCATGCTCGGTGGTTCGCGCAGCGATGTGATCAATGCGCTCAGCCAGGCCTGGGTCGACGGCGGTGCGCTGAGAACCTATCGCCATGCACCCAATACCGGCCCGCGCAAGAGCTGGGCGGCCGGGGATGCCTGCCGCCGGGCGGTGCAGCTTGCCCTGATCACCCTGGCCGGCGAACCGGGCTACCCTTCGGCGCTGACGGCCAAGGGCTGGGGTTTCCAGGATGTCCTGTTCGGCGGCAAGGAGCTGGTGCTTGAGCGGGACTTGGACAGTTACGTGATGGAAAACATCCTGTTCAAGATCGCGTTCCCGGCCGAGTTCCACGCCCAGACGGCGGTCGAATGCGCGCTCGAACTGCACCCGCAGGTCAAAGACCGCATCGACGAGATCGAGCGCGTCGAGATCGAAACCCAGGAGGCAGGTGTGCGCATAATCGACAAGACCGGCCCGCTGGACAACTATGCCGACCGCGATCACTGCCTACAGTACATGGTCGCCGTGCCGCTGATCTTCGGCGAGCTGACCGCCGAATCCTACACCGATGCCACGGCAGCCGACCCACGCATCGACGCCCTGCGCGAAAAGATGACGGTCAGGGAGAATGCGCGCTTTACCGAAGAGTACTTCGATGCCGACAAGCGTGCCATCGGCAACGCCGTGCAGGTGTTCTTCGCCGATGGCAGCCACACCGAGAAGGTTTCCATCGACTATCCCGTCGGCCACCGTCGCCGCCGGGAAGAGGGCATTCCGCTGCTCGAAGACAAGTTCGAACGCGCCGTTCGCGGCCATTTCCCGGCCCGCCGAAGCAAAGAAATCCTCAAGGCCTGCGGCGACTTCGAGACCCTGGCAGGAATGCCCATACCGGATTTCACCAGTCTCTGGTCCATGTGA
- a CDS encoding DUF6290 family protein, translating to MSRQTAVRLTDETYERLKALAEKTGRTATFYIREAIEQHLEDLEDLYLAEQTLAQVREGKERTYSLDEVERDLGLAD from the coding sequence ATGTCCAGACAGACTGCCGTTCGATTGACTGACGAGACCTATGAGCGACTGAAGGCCTTGGCCGAGAAGACCGGACGCACGGCCACTTTCTATATTCGCGAGGCAATCGAGCAGCACCTCGAAGACCTGGAAGATCTCTATCTCGCTGAGCAGACACTAGCGCAAGTGCGCGAAGGCAAGGAACGAACCTACAGCTTGGACGAAGTAGAGCGCGACCTTGGCCTGGCGGATTGA
- a CDS encoding DUF4442 domain-containing protein, whose amino-acid sequence MKPSHLRWRLNLYPPYFGTGIRVTHIAEDFSHLIVEMPLRWYNRNYVGVHFGGSLSAMTDPFYMLMMIQILGRDYIVWDKAGTIDYRKPGRGRVRAEFVIGEQLVEEIRQATADGSKCLRVMPVDIVDEDGDVVAHVTRTLYVRRR is encoded by the coding sequence ATGAAACCCTCGCACCTGCGCTGGCGCCTGAATCTGTACCCGCCGTATTTCGGCACCGGGATTCGGGTCACCCATATCGCTGAAGATTTCAGCCACCTCATCGTGGAAATGCCGCTGCGCTGGTACAACAGGAACTACGTTGGCGTGCACTTCGGCGGCAGCCTGTCGGCCATGACCGATCCCTTCTACATGCTGATGATGATCCAGATCCTGGGGCGCGACTACATCGTCTGGGACAAGGCCGGCACCATCGACTATCGCAAGCCCGGTCGCGGGCGGGTGCGCGCGGAGTTCGTCATCGGCGAACAACTGGTCGAGGAGATTCGCCAGGCCACCGCCGATGGCTCGAAGTGCCTGCGGGTCATGCCGGTCGATATCGTTGACGAGGACGGCGACGTGGTGGCGCATGTGACGCGGACCTTGTATGTCCGACGCAGGTGA
- the doeB2 gene encoding N(2)-acetyl-L-2,4-diaminobutanoate deacetylase DoeB2, with product MSAKLDPVWQRMTDAAVDLRHALHRQPELAWQEERTAATIRARLDELGIGWRECAGTGTIGLLAADRPGRHIALRGDIDALPINEESGVEWVSERPGFMHACGHDGHTATLMAAATWLKQHEDQLPGPVSLLFQPAEEGGHGARRMIENGALDGVDAIFGWHNWPAIPYGKAVCPDGAVMAGNGSFEIVVKGRGGHSSQPEACRDPVLAGSAIVVALQQVVSRRLSPQFATVLSVTSFEAPSALTVIPDSATLRGSFRLGNSGTREPLSQLIREVAECTARAHGVDCEITVHPRYDATVNHPAEAARYRQALVAELGDAVIDRELPLPIMASEDFSYYLKKVPGAFALVGADDGNNHHHPCHSPMYDFNDRLIAPVAAVFARLAGVPVPA from the coding sequence GTGAGCGCGAAACTCGACCCCGTCTGGCAGCGCATGACCGATGCCGCCGTCGACCTGCGCCATGCGCTGCACCGTCAGCCGGAACTGGCCTGGCAGGAAGAGCGCACGGCCGCGACCATTCGTGCCCGGCTCGATGAGCTGGGTATCGGCTGGCGCGAGTGTGCCGGCACCGGCACCATCGGCTTGCTGGCGGCCGACCGACCCGGCCGGCACATCGCCCTGCGCGGCGACATCGATGCCTTGCCCATCAACGAAGAAAGCGGGGTCGAGTGGGTGTCCGAGCGTCCCGGCTTCATGCACGCCTGCGGCCATGATGGTCACACCGCCACGCTGATGGCGGCGGCCACCTGGCTGAAACAACATGAAGATCAACTACCTGGCCCGGTCAGCCTGCTGTTCCAGCCGGCCGAAGAGGGCGGCCACGGTGCCAGGCGGATGATCGAGAACGGGGCGCTGGATGGTGTCGACGCCATCTTTGGCTGGCACAACTGGCCGGCCATTCCCTACGGCAAGGCGGTCTGCCCCGACGGCGCGGTGATGGCCGGCAACGGCAGCTTCGAGATTGTAGTGAAAGGCCGCGGCGGTCATTCCAGCCAGCCCGAGGCCTGCCGCGATCCCGTGCTGGCCGGCTCGGCCATTGTCGTGGCCCTGCAGCAGGTGGTCAGCCGGCGCCTGTCGCCCCAGTTCGCCACGGTGCTGTCGGTGACTTCCTTCGAGGCGCCGAGCGCGCTGACCGTCATTCCCGACAGCGCAACGCTCAGGGGCAGTTTTCGCCTGGGCAACAGCGGCACGCGCGAGCCGCTGTCGCAGCTGATCCGAGAAGTGGCCGAATGCACCGCCCGGGCCCATGGCGTGGACTGCGAGATCACCGTCCACCCGCGCTACGATGCAACGGTCAACCATCCGGCCGAGGCGGCACGCTACCGCCAGGCGCTGGTCGCCGAACTCGGCGATGCCGTCATCGACCGCGAATTGCCGCTGCCGATCATGGCGTCGGAAGATTTCAGCTATTACCTCAAGAAAGTTCCCGGTGCCTTCGCACTGGTCGGTGCCGATGACGGCAACAACCATCACCATCCCTGCCACAGCCCGATGTACGACTTCAACGACCGGCTGATCGCGCCCGTGGCCGCGGTCTTTGCCCGGCTGGCCGGCGTCCCGGTGCCGGCCTGA
- a CDS encoding aspartate aminotransferase family protein → MQIFEQWESDIRGYCRLYPTVFKSASNARQVDENGKSYIDFFAGAGVLNFGHNNERMKRAMIDFLQRDGVAHSLDMYTDVKRDFITKFVDTIVKPRGWSHKLQFMGPTGTNAVETALKLARKVTGRGNVVAYMHGFHGMTLGSLALTANSYFRNAAGVPLEHVIRQPFGGDERPLEQCLAEVESLREMFTDSSAGVELPAAFVIEPIQAEGGVHVAHPEWLRAVEALAREIDALVILDDIQAGCGRTGSYFSFDDLGLDPDIVTLAKGIGGFGTPLAMNLIKPEYDKHWQPGEHTGTFRGQGLSFVAGVEALKYFDDDELMNETRAKGRMMRERIEAIAERHAGHSFSVRGKGMMQGLDVADGDLAKRTASRAFESGLLIGACGTGGRVLKLIPPLTIPEADLKEGLDLLESAIEHSVEKAA, encoded by the coding sequence ATGCAGATCTTCGAACAATGGGAATCCGACATCCGCGGCTATTGCCGCCTGTATCCGACCGTGTTCAAGTCGGCCTCCAACGCCCGCCAGGTCGACGAGAACGGCAAGTCCTACATCGACTTCTTTGCCGGTGCCGGGGTGCTGAATTTCGGCCACAACAACGAGCGCATGAAGCGCGCCATGATCGACTTTCTCCAGCGCGATGGCGTGGCCCACAGCCTGGACATGTACACCGACGTCAAGCGTGATTTCATCACGAAGTTCGTCGACACCATCGTCAAGCCGCGTGGCTGGAGCCACAAGCTGCAGTTCATGGGTCCGACCGGCACCAACGCGGTCGAAACCGCGCTCAAGCTGGCACGCAAGGTCACCGGCCGCGGCAATGTCGTGGCCTACATGCACGGCTTTCACGGCATGACCCTGGGCTCGCTGGCACTGACGGCCAACAGCTACTTCCGCAATGCCGCCGGTGTGCCGCTGGAGCATGTGATCCGGCAACCGTTCGGCGGCGACGAGCGCCCGCTGGAGCAGTGCCTGGCCGAGGTCGAAAGCCTGCGCGAGATGTTCACCGATTCCTCGGCCGGGGTCGAGCTGCCGGCCGCCTTCGTCATCGAGCCCATCCAGGCCGAGGGCGGCGTGCACGTGGCCCATCCCGAATGGCTCCGGGCGGTCGAGGCGCTGGCGCGCGAGATCGACGCGCTGGTCATACTCGACGACATTCAGGCCGGTTGCGGGCGCACCGGCAGCTACTTCAGCTTCGACGATCTGGGCCTGGACCCGGACATCGTCACCCTGGCCAAGGGCATCGGCGGGTTCGGCACGCCGCTGGCAATGAACCTGATCAAGCCCGAGTACGACAAGCACTGGCAGCCCGGCGAGCACACCGGCACCTTCCGCGGCCAGGGCCTGAGTTTCGTCGCCGGCGTCGAGGCGCTGAAGTACTTCGACGATGACGAGCTGATGAACGAGACCCGCGCCAAGGGCCGCATGATGCGCGAGCGGATTGAGGCCATCGCCGAGCGACATGCTGGTCATAGCTTCAGCGTGCGCGGCAAGGGCATGATGCAGGGGCTGGATGTGGCCGATGGCGACCTGGCCAAGCGCACCGCATCAAGGGCTTTCGAGTCGGGCCTGCTGATCGGCGCCTGTGGTACCGGAGGCCGGGTCCTCAAGCTCATCCCGCCGCTGACCATCCCCGAAGCCGACCTGAAGGAGGGCCTGGACCTGCTGGAGTCGGCCATTGAACACAGCGTGGAGAAGGCGGCATGA
- the doeA gene encoding ectoine hydrolase, producing MRQRDDMTFPFEEYERRLRELRERMEERLLDAVVISDPENLMYLTDYQTTGYSFFQALVVPLADEPFMITRAMEESNIHARTWVEETRPYPDTGDAIQMLVESMREFGLHGKNIGYERNSYFFPAYHQDSIHTTFLEGRLLDCFGIVEEGRVCKSKAEIEIMKKAARATECGMKAGLEAAAAGVTENEIGAAISDAMFRIGGEPPAVMPYVTSGPRTMIGHATWEGRTVQPGEHVFLEIAGCFRRYHTAMMRTVVLGDLTRSMEHAQERMKHALKELKSVLRPGMTVSDADNLVRNIISDNDVGARLITRSGYSIGIAFPPSWDEGYIISLKQGDSRVLKEGMTFHIIPWMWGVDGNKTVGISDTIYITADGCASFFELDEDFTVKPEHAVRELPLADDKAREIKKRAAGKSPVKGVRTADERG from the coding sequence ATGAGACAGCGCGACGACATGACCTTTCCGTTCGAGGAGTACGAGCGGCGACTGCGCGAATTGCGCGAGCGCATGGAAGAACGCCTGCTCGACGCGGTGGTGATCAGCGATCCGGAAAACCTGATGTATCTGACCGACTATCAGACCACCGGCTACTCGTTCTTCCAGGCACTGGTCGTGCCGCTGGCCGACGAGCCGTTCATGATCACCCGTGCCATGGAGGAATCCAACATCCATGCCCGTACCTGGGTCGAAGAAACCCGGCCCTACCCGGATACCGGCGATGCCATCCAGATGCTGGTCGAGTCGATGCGCGAGTTCGGTCTGCATGGCAAGAATATCGGCTACGAGCGCAACAGCTACTTCTTTCCGGCCTATCACCAGGACAGCATTCACACCACCTTCCTCGAAGGTCGGCTGCTCGACTGCTTCGGCATCGTCGAGGAAGGGCGGGTCTGCAAGTCCAAGGCCGAGATCGAGATCATGAAGAAGGCCGCGCGTGCTACCGAGTGCGGCATGAAGGCCGGGCTGGAAGCGGCGGCTGCCGGGGTGACCGAAAACGAGATCGGCGCGGCCATATCCGATGCCATGTTTCGCATCGGCGGCGAGCCGCCGGCTGTCATGCCCTATGTGACCTCGGGGCCACGCACCATGATCGGTCACGCCACCTGGGAGGGACGCACGGTGCAACCGGGCGAGCATGTCTTTCTCGAGATCGCCGGCTGTTTCCGCCGCTACCACACGGCGATGATGCGCACCGTCGTGCTGGGCGATCTCACGCGCTCGATGGAACACGCACAGGAGCGGATGAAACATGCCCTGAAAGAGCTCAAGTCGGTGTTGCGACCGGGCATGACCGTGTCGGATGCCGACAACCTGGTGCGCAACATCATCAGCGACAATGACGTGGGCGCGCGCCTGATCACGCGCTCGGGCTACTCCATCGGCATTGCCTTTCCACCGAGCTGGGACGAGGGCTATATCATCAGCCTCAAGCAGGGCGACTCGCGTGTGTTGAAAGAAGGCATGACCTTCCACATCATTCCCTGGATGTGGGGGGTGGATGGCAACAAGACCGTCGGTATCTCCGACACCATCTACATCACCGCCGACGGCTGTGCCTCGTTCTTCGAACTGGACGAGGACTTTACGGTCAAGCCCGAACACGCAGTGCGCGAGTTACCGCTGGCCGATGACAAGGCGCGCGAGATCAAAAAACGCGCGGCCGGCAAGAGTCCCGTGAAAGGCGTTCGAACCGCGGATGAACGCGGATGA
- a CDS encoding NAD-dependent succinate-semialdehyde dehydrogenase, with translation MLKAINPTTGKLLHEVQPASDQQVEKILSRAQSAWPDWRDTSFAERAKVLRDVARVMREDVEHLALLMTEEMGKPIREARGEVEKAAWCAEHYAEHAEEYLKIDVLASDATSSYVQYLPLGAILGILPWNAPFWLAFRFGAPTLMAGNTCLMKHDPHVPACAEAIGKLFERVDAPAGIFQNLPIETDKVEGVIRDERIQAVSFTGSEEAGGIVASIAASEIKHSVLELGGSDPAIVLADADLEKAADTITLSRIINAGQSCIAAKRIIVEASVYHHMVELLDKKLGALRLGDPREEDTDVGPIAREDLRDNLHRQVTETIEAGARCLLGGELPDEDGFYYPVTLLADVTADMAAAREETFGPVAVVMKAASADDALAMANDTCYGLAAAVWTDAGRGEEMAVKLETGQVAINGIVKTDPRLPSGGIKRSGIGRELGPHGIHEFVNAQQVWIGPVRG, from the coding sequence ATGCTCAAGGCGATCAATCCGACCACCGGCAAGCTGCTGCACGAAGTCCAGCCGGCCTCCGACCAGCAGGTCGAGAAGATACTGTCCAGGGCCCAGTCGGCCTGGCCGGACTGGCGGGACACGAGCTTTGCCGAGCGTGCGAAGGTGCTCAGAGACGTGGCGCGAGTGATGCGCGAGGATGTCGAGCACCTGGCCCTGCTGATGACCGAAGAGATGGGCAAGCCCATTCGCGAAGCCCGGGGCGAGGTCGAGAAGGCGGCCTGGTGTGCTGAACACTATGCCGAGCATGCCGAGGAGTATCTGAAAATCGACGTGCTGGCCTCGGACGCTACCTCCAGCTACGTGCAGTACCTGCCCCTGGGCGCGATCCTGGGCATCCTGCCGTGGAATGCGCCGTTCTGGCTGGCGTTTCGTTTCGGTGCACCCACGCTTATGGCCGGCAATACCTGCCTGATGAAGCACGATCCGCATGTGCCCGCCTGCGCCGAGGCCATCGGCAAGCTGTTCGAGCGCGTCGATGCACCGGCCGGCATCTTCCAAAACCTGCCCATCGAGACCGACAAGGTCGAAGGGGTGATTCGCGATGAGCGGATTCAGGCGGTGTCGTTTACCGGCTCCGAGGAGGCCGGTGGGATCGTCGCCTCCATCGCCGCGTCCGAGATCAAGCATTCCGTGCTGGAACTGGGCGGGTCCGATCCGGCCATCGTGCTGGCTGATGCCGACCTGGAAAAGGCCGCCGACACCATCACGCTGTCTCGCATCATCAATGCCGGGCAGAGTTGCATTGCGGCCAAGCGCATTATCGTCGAGGCATCGGTCTACCACCACATGGTCGAGTTGCTGGATAAGAAGCTTGGCGCCCTGCGTCTGGGCGACCCGCGCGAGGAGGACACCGATGTCGGCCCCATTGCACGCGAAGACCTGCGCGACAATCTGCATCGCCAAGTCACCGAAACCATCGAGGCCGGCGCCCGTTGCCTGCTTGGCGGCGAGTTGCCCGATGAGGACGGTTTCTATTATCCGGTTACACTGCTGGCCGATGTCACCGCCGATATGGCGGCCGCGCGCGAGGAAACTTTCGGGCCCGTTGCCGTGGTCATGAAGGCGGCCAGTGCCGACGACGCCCTGGCCATGGCCAACGACACCTGCTACGGCCTGGCCGCGGCGGTGTGGACCGATGCCGGGCGCGGCGAGGAGATGGCGGTAAAACTGGAAACCGGGCAGGTGGCGATCAACGGCATCGTCAAGACTGATCCGCGGCTGCCGTCAGGCGGTATCAAGCGATCCGGCATCGGACGCGAGCTGGGGCCGCACGGGATCCACGAGTTCGTGAATGCGCAGCAGGTCTGGATCGGGCCGGTCAGGGGGTGA